The Fusarium poae strain DAOMC 252244 chromosome 2, whole genome shotgun sequence nucleotide sequence TGACACTGCCGCCGTTCTTCTCGCCATTACTCGTACCGTTCTGCTGCTCAGCCGTATCATCCAACCCAAACGCATTGGGCCGTCGGTAGATCATTACATTAGCAGAGTACTTGTGTCCTCCCACATGGCTGATGTAGTAGATACCCACTCCACCGGGTCTCTCATCGTGTAGATCCCGATACAGACCCAGCGGTCTCAGCTGGCGCTCGAATTCCTTCCTCAAAACAGGAGCACTCTGCGCACAGCGAACGTCACGTGTTCGGTGACTGCACATGAGGATAACAGCGTTGTGAGGGCAGTTGGCCAGAGAAACATCAGGAATGCCAGCAGCTGGATCCGGAGACGGCAGAGAAGCGGGAAGAGATGCCGGTGTAAGAGGAGAGGTGCTGGTGGGTGCTTGGTTGATGACGTCTGTAATTATTTGAGGCACGCTGAGAGGATGGACATTGCGAAGAAGTTTGAATGCTGGTAAGAGTAGAAGTGTTGTGGGTTCAGAGTAGTCATCTGTATCATGAGGAGTGGGCATATTAGATGCCGACAGCTTGAGTTTCTATGAGTCTTTTGTTAGCAATTGCTCGCCCGAACTTAACTTGTAGGATAGTCAAATTGAATGCGAGACACTCTCACTATACTCATCAACTCGTGTTAGGCAGGTGGCAAACTCACTCCATTAGAAGGCTCAACTGCTTTGGAAAAAGCTTGCATGACGCtgccctcttcttcttccacatCCCTCACCCAATCCGTTTTCCCTGTCCCGACAAGAACATGCGTACTCCAAGCTGCAACGAGACCATACAGcacatcctcctcctcaatcTTGAAGCCCCTTGGATACCGGGCCGAGCAGTTGTCACAATCGTGCAGACACTCCTCACCATCTACCTTTGGGTCCGTCTTTACGAACAGCTCCGATGCTGATGGTGGCTTGTCGTCATTGGCAGTTCCGGAGCCTAGCACGGAGCTCACGAGGTTTTTGAATGAGAGAGCCATTCTCTGCTTTGCCGGTGGACGTGGAAGCCAAGACGGCGTGGCGGCTGTTGTTGAGTGAGAATATTTgtgaggttgatgatgagtATGAGTGGAAGATAAACTCATGATCCAAGAGAGGCAAGTCAGTCGTCGGTAGTTTTTAGGGCCGTCCACTTCTGATGCCGTAGGTTCGGCTCGGATTTGACAATCTGGGTACTGAATCCACCAGAACAGGTAATTAATTCGTAATTAAAGGATCTAACCGGTATGCGATTGGACTTCCCTTAGAGCTTGTACTGATTGATAATCAAATAATCAATCAGTTAATCAATCTTACAAGGATCAGTTAGCCGACTTAATTACCTCAAAAACTCAAAAAGAAGCATGCAAGTCAAAATATCGAAATTATATTTGCAGAATAACGTTAGATGCCCGCCAACGCATTATATCCATAAGTGACTCCCGTAAATCTCGCTCTATTCCTTCGCTCTATTACTTACCCCGTCTAACTCCTATCACCGAGCCTGACACCATTGACTGCCTTGACACACACGTCATTAGATCCTCCGTCAACTACCACAAAACATTATAATCATTCTTAATTGCATATATGTATACCCAGGTGCAAACAATATCTACCTAGATACTGATGACTGTTCCGTGGCCTTGAGTAGCGTTAGAAGACTTCTAGATTTAGGCCCGGCTTGTATACACAAATGGTAACAAAACGAGCACCTCATATATTGAACCATTTGACTCACCAAGCTGCGTACAAGTGAAGATAACAAATGCCCCGAGAAGCGTATCATGGAcgtattataaaagatacaATGTACTGAagctaaataaatagtacAAGATGCCCAGGCTACAGTAACTTGGTGTCTTCCGACCTCATTACTAGCCATTATTATTTCAACGCTTACGCGTTCTTCTTCCTGGCCTCATCATATCCCTCCTCTTCActatcatcatcctcttcatccccATCTGTCCTCTCCTGGTCTGTCTTGTGTCGACGATGCTTCATTGCCTCTCGAATCTTGCGAGTCGCTTCATCAAATCCGCCACTCGAGTCAAGGGTGGTGAATCCACTAAGAGGGAACCCACCAGATCCAAATCCGCCTCCACTGCTGCTTGATCGCGACCTACTGCGGGCTCTGGACGGTGGTCGTGTAGAGAAGATACCCACATGGCCAATGTTGCTGAACGAGTCGTTGCGCGGAAGCGCTCGGCTGGACTGTGTTGTGCTTCGTCGCGATAGTGCTGGTGGTGTCTCGGGCTCGAGGCCAGTACTGGATTGGTCGCTATCTCGTCGTCGATGCGCCTTGGGAGATGTCGCAGCGCCGCCCTCGGCCTTGTACAGGTCGGGTACAAGCCGAGCTTTCTCAAAGTCATCAAACATCTCGGGTCCAAGGGTATTAATCACGTCCGTTACCTGAGCGCTCAGCTCCGCTCGTCGTATTCGAAACCTGTGGATGTTGTAGTTCGAGGTCGGTGTCAAGCAGAGCAGAAGTGGCCTGAGAGACTTAAAGATGTCGACACCAACCTCGCCGAAGCGCAGAGACGCAAATGTGATACCAACCATAAATGGCCACATGGCGAAATAGATAACCCACAGCGGTACGCTCTCCGGGACATAACCCCATAGACGATCCTGCCAAACCTTGAAAGTGACAATTGCAGAGTAGATGTGGTACAGCGTTGGCGCAAGACCAATTGCTACAAGAATCTTCCACGTCGCCATAACATCACGGCCACGAATCTTGACAGTTGAACCAGCCAGAGCCGTCTTGGCCTTTTGCCGACTGATAATTCTGGTTGCGACAAAGACAGGTGCAAAGAGGATCAGACCCGGTAAGGTGCAGAtaaagaggaggagaagcttgATCGATCGgtaaataaagagaaaaatgACCTTGAGCATGTTCATCTTGGCATACTGTACTTGATGGTCCTTCAAGTTGAGGTATCGCAGTTGCGAGTTATATTCCTTCACTGCAGCAGTCAAGGATGTGATACGCTCGTCGTTCTTGTATCTCTCATAACCCATGCACAATCTTCGATTCAGCTCAATCACTACTGGGAGCGGAAGCTTCTTGCCTGTCGGATTGTAAAGTCGTCGAGCGGCCTGGATCACCATGAGAGTGTCATAATCAGGAGCGGAAACAGTGACGGAGTTGAGAGCCTGGTAGACTGTATCCAGGACTTGGCCAATGGCTTCACGACGCTGATTGTTACAGTAAAGTTCGACGAGATGACGGGGGATCTCAAAGGGGGCACCAAACTCAACAACGGCGCGTGAGCGGAACTTGTGAGCATGGAAGTAGTTCATACCAACAGGGACAATTTTGAGACCGCAGTCAGGGTCTTGAGCCAAAGTTCCCAGAGCCATGATTGCAACACCAGCCTTGAGAGGTAGGAGTTCGGTGCGATCGTGGCTACCACCCTCAGGGAAAATACCAACGCAGCCACCGTTGCACAGACGAGAGAAGACAGCCTCATAAACCTTGGTCTGGTCGATATGAGGTGCCATCTTGAACTTGGTACCCTGGAAGCCAGGGGCAGGTCCCCTCACATCTTTGTTGGTGAAGTTACCATCGCTATCAATATCGTCACGGCCTGTCAGCTGTGATAAAGCGAGCTTGCCCTTAAAAGGCCGCTTGACACGGATCTCTTCCGGACCGATGATCTGGGAGATATCGACACTGGCACCGCTCTGACCCTTGATAGAAGGCAAGAAAAGCATGCCCTGAACTTCACCTTCACCCTGTCCGAATTTGGTGCCAACACCTCGAATTAGAGTTGGGTCGTTGATAGGATCGGGGAGGTAAATGGTTCCGGTTGCTGGCTTGGCAGCGTCTTGGGCGCGACCGACGGGGACTGAGCCAACTTGTCGTGAACCCCAACCTATAAATCCGTGGACCGACTTTTGGGCGATAAGAAGAGATGCTCGTCGTTTAGCCTCGTTTCGCAATGTTCGCTGAAGAATGATAGCATCGACGAACTGTTGAAGGTGTTAGCAGACTATGGTATACAATGACAAAGTCGGGCTGCTATTTCGCCTCCTCCGCCAGTATTCAATAAAGAGGATTTGTAGAGCTTAACTGACCTGGTTGGCATGCGGTGCAGCAACGAACAAGACGGGACCTGTCTGGGGGACGCGCCAGGCACCTCGAGGTACAACCTCTCGGAAGAACATATCAACAATGTTACCGACGGTGTAGAGAAACATGTCGTACTTCCAGTTCACCATAGGATATAGCTCCTTCTGCGGGGTCGGGTTCGTCGCGGACTGCGGCGCTGCCGCATCCTTGGTGCCGGCTTGTTTAGACATGGCGGGCGAGCGAGGAAGAGACCAGCGCTCTTGGAGCAGGTGAGAGAAACTGAATATGAGGTCGAAGGGTGGGTATGGATGTTGTAAAAATCTTTAACAGACTAGACAAGCGAGGTATACTCGACGTGAGGGGCGGCGGGCCTCTGGACGGGTTGGAGCGAACGAAGATAGGTCGATAGTTAGGTGATGCAAGATGTTGAATAAACTATATTGAAATCGGCACTAAGGACAGTTTAAACCCCTCAGCATTACTGTTGGACGGACAGGATAAGCTGGGAAAAGACGAGGCGAGACAATGCAGGACAGAACAGAATGGGAGGTGATGCAcatgagatgaagatggagaaatAGCTGGGGCTGGGGTTGGGGATGTTCTGTGCTGTAATTGTGACCTGAAGAGGGGAAATCGagggttgccttattagttAGTACcgagtacctacctactaaggtaagtAAAGGTTGGCTTTGGAGCTATGAAGCTACCGTCATAGCATTGGATGATCCTGTCAATGAATACCTCAACTTTATTGAGAAGTTCCGAATTGAttcccttgtccttgtttATCAGCTTCCTCTTCGATCCCTATCCAACGAACTTACCTCCCTATTTCATGACCGAGGATGATTTTGGTTACATGCCGTACTCGCTCTCGGCGTTTTTGCCCTTGCGAACATTTGTCTATCACCCCACTATCAGAGATCCGGTACGAAGCGGCTTGTACTGCAAGTAACTGGCGTGACGCAAGGATCTCTCCAattctacctactaacctatgTTGCACATTGTGGTCAGAGACATTTGTGAACCAGAACATGCCGAGTATAAGCCACATTTCAACGGCGCATCATTAACCAACAAAGCGGTTTGGGAATAGGAGGTCATTCAACTTGAGACATCAGCGCTGGAAACATGGCCTCGAATTCATGCATCAACAAACATATGTACCCTTTGCTCACATGGATTGATCACAAGTACCTACTGTGCAGAATACGTAGCGAGATCACAAGTTGATTCACACCATCGTCATATCTACCTTCAGCCACTGATTAGTAGGTAGTTTATTCAAACCCCGGGACCAACCGCCACTTCATCACGCTACCAATATTACAATCTCCATCATGGACCCTCTGCGAATTTCCGAGAAACAACAACGAGAGAAACATATCCGTGCGCCCAGACTTTCACATGTCAATCCCGTGAGAGCATTCGAGTTCACCATTCGGCATCCATTATTTTAACATTCAGTAACCACTTGGCATGGCTAGGctttgaaaaaaaaaacataccCAGAAACAAGAGCATTCTCTCGGCACAGGTCTTGCCTGTCTATAGAAGCCAAGTCCCAACAAAAAAGCGCCTGCTATAGTCACATTGGATGCGGTTGAGACTCTAATGCGCCATCAAATCACTAACGTCAGTGGAGGGAGGGGGTGGGTGGGTGTACACGGTATCCTACAATGAGTGATGTTTCTGCCTCATCCACATCCCATCAAGCTGTCTCTGTATCCCGAGGTCAAAAGGATCTTTAGGTTTCTGTAGATGCTGGGCTGGGGTTGGAGGACGTAGCTGGACCCTCatggtatcagaaaaattggccgccggaagcataagagacgaaattagtgggccactttatgatCCTTAGaatatagctcttagactacttatttttgtaacccaAGACTTCGAAGgccattttttctgctacccactactAGCTGGACAATATTATGTATTAATTTACCAAGTCACCTTGGCAAGGCCCCCCTGCTTTTGCATGTGTAACGATGCGTTTGCTTCTACCAGCAGTGCCATACAGAGTTGACAGACAAATCATGAACCCCTTATACACGATGTGCTTGACAAGAAACGTATTGGCCATCATACTAGGAGACCAACAAGACGTCAAGACCTCGCCATATGGCTTTCTCATCGCTTTCCTCGCCGTCTGCTTTTCTTCTCCGGTACACTCACACTACCTCCCTCAAGCTCGCCCTCTTCAATCTTGCCTTCATTCTCCATTTCTTTCAGTTTCTCCTGCCCAGAGATAAACATACTCAAATCCCGGTTCATCTCCTGCAGATCTGCGTTTTCCGCTTTGACCTTCTCCAGCTCCATAGCTATTGCTTCGTGATCTTTATTGAGATGTTCAATTCGCTTCATCAATCCCTCATTCAGTCGTTTCTCTTCCTGGAGAGATTTTCCGAGGTTGCGTGCCAATACTTCGCTCTTGCTTGCCTTGTTGCGCTCTCTTTCAAGTTGCTTCTCCAGCTCGGGAATCGTTTCTTGACTAAGAGTCGTATACTTCTCGTCTAATAACGCTAACTTCTCCATGGCCTGGGATGCCTGGGCGGCAGCAGTCTCAGCAGTCGTGGATGCTTTCGAGGCTTTGTCAACGGTCTTGCGAATCAATTCTTCGTAGTATACCCGCTGCGATTCAAGTTGGCTTGTGACCAGATGCGTATACTCCAGACCGATACTTTCGAGCTTTGCCCGAGGTACgacatcctcttcttctgggTGACCAATTGATCTACTTCTTGAAGGAAGCTCCACCACTTTGCCATCACCTTTGGCTCGTATAAGCCGGTGCACCCACATATCACCGGCGTAATCCCAGACATGCTGTGTTTCCAGCTCGAGAGCAAAGCAATGTGCCGTCTCTTTCCAGTGGTCTTTTGCGTGGCCACCTTTGTAACGGCCACAGCCTACGTAGCCGCATATCAAACAAATCCATAAGTCATCTGTGCAGCTACAGATGGTGCAAATATTCGAGGCTCCGGATCCAAACGGCTGTGTATGAGGATTCGAGGGATCCGGGTTCGCATCAGGTGACGTGTTCGTAAATCTACAGACGGGACACCCAGCTCCTTTCCAATTCTGAAGGCATGTGCAATGAAACACATGAGAGCATGGAATAGTCATTAATCCGTTTGTCTCGTCCATACGCTCCAGGCATACAGGGCATGTAGGCAGTTCTACAAGATTCGGTGTCGGGGGAGGAAACGGCCGGAGGCTACTCGACATTCCTGCTGAAGAGGAAAGAGGTGAGAGAGCGGCGTTAGATTTTCTTCGCGTCGGGGTTTCAAACGTTATGCTTTTGACAAACACTACATGACATATCTGAGGCTGGGTTAAGTGTTAGCGACCATGTTCGCCTTGTATCATACACGCTGTCACTTACCTCCATAGTGTTGAAAACTTTGCCGTCAAACTCCCGACGCCATTGCTTCGCTCGGGTATTATCTCGAAACTTAAGAAGTACAAGGTACCTGTTCATTCGCGAGGTCATAACCATGCGGCAATGGCTGATATCACCTCTCCATTTTTCTCCCACAAATCCCATAAGATCGCCTGGGGACATGTATGCAGGGACTGCCGGTATGCAAAGCGTTGTACAGTCGTTATTTTTCAAGTCTCCAGTTCCGTTCTCCTGGCCATCCGCTTCGATGAGACTCGGCGTCTCATCGCTCTCTCGGTAAAAGTGTACGACACCCCATCCGAGTTCGGTATTCTTTGTTTCAAGTGGAAGGAGATCTGCCTTGGTCGCTGTACCAGCCCCTCCAAACATAGGCCCTAGAGAAGGTGCCGCCGATGGAGCGTTTCGACTCCCCTCGCTAGCCATTGTGTGTCCGGTTCGTAAATCGACTGTTTCGAGACTGACGCGACCAAACCTCCAGTCTCTAACTGCGTTTTGCGGGTGTATTGCGGCGCTCGAGTTTGGTGGTGGGAAGCTATTGGCTCTCTCGAGCCACTGTCTCTCCGACACAATTTCAATTCTTCGTTCGTCTTCCTTGACAGGCGGTCCTGCTGCTGTGCCACAGTCGATTATACCGAGGCTCGAAGTGGACGAGTTTTGCTCTACAGTTACGTATGGAGATGCGTGGTTCGCAGGGCGGTATGAAGGAGAATCGGGGGTATTTGGTATTCTGTAGGCTGTCTGTCGATCTGGTCTCGGGTGGGAGGGAAAGTCGTCGAAAACGCTCGATTCGGGCAGCGGTAGCCAGATAAGGTCTGTGGTCTCTGACGAAGCAGTTAATGGATTAGGTATGGGATACAGCTCAAATTTGATGTGATAAAAATAAGAAGGCATAGCGTATCAGTCTACAGCAAGCTGCTCGTTCGAaagatgatggtgttggAGCTTATGATACAATACCTTATTAGTTAGTACCTATCCGTATGTCAACCCCACTCGTCATGAGCCGAGCTAGCTGGGGTGCGCAGCCTGTGGTTCTAATTCACCTGCTAAGTGAGTAAGACTTCCTCTGAActttagtatatatatatctggTTGTTTCTCACAATTTCTAATATCTGCCTAATAATGATTTTTCCTGTTGCTCTGAAGCTTTGAACTTTATGATTCAAGAATAAACAACCTAACAGCATTATATAAACGGCATAAACTGACATATTAATTACGTCTCTTATGCCTCCATTGACAGCAGGTGGGGCAGTCTTGGAAACATAAGTGTCAACATACAGTGATTCAGAAGACGACATCACACCGATTCAGAAAGGAAGGTAGACTTCAATCGAGTCTATTAACAATGTTGCCTTGCGAAGTAAGCTATGCTATAGCCGGTCCCAAACGCCTTCATAATTACTGTTTCTCATAAAAGCCACTAGCCACCTAATCATAATAGTCGCCTACTGGCCACCTCGGAGGCGAAGAACAAGGTGGAGGGTTGACTCCTTCTGAATGTTGTAGTCGGAAAGGGTTCGGCCATCCTCAAGCTGCTTGCCAGCAAAGATGAGTCGCTGCTGGTCAGGAGGAATACCTTCCTTATCCTGGATCTTGGACTTGACGTTGTCGATGGTGTCAGAAGACTCCACCTCGAGGGTGATGGTCTTGCCAGTAAGGGTCTTGACGACTGCAGTCGAATGTTAGTAATAAATCGTGTGGCGAAGATGTCAAGATAACTTACAAATCTGCATACCACCACGAAGGCGAAGAACAAGGTGGAGGGTCGACTCCTTCTGGATATTGTAGTCGGAAAGGGTTCGGCCATCCTCAAGCTGCTTGCCAGCGAAAATCAATCGCTGCTGATCAGGAGGAATGCCTTCCTTGTCCTGAATCTTGGACTTGACATTGTCGATAGTATCAGAGGACTCTACCTCAAGGGTGATGGTCTTGCCGGTGAGGGTCTTGACGAAGATCTGCATACCACCACGAAGGCGGAGGACGAGATGGAGGGTTGACTCCTTTTGGATATTGTAGTCGGAGAGGGTACGACCGTCCTCAAGCTGCTTGCCGGCGAAAATCAATCGCTGCTGGTCAGGAGGAATGCCTTCCTTG carries:
- a CDS encoding hypothetical protein (TransMembrane:3 (o450-474i495-518o538-559i)); this encodes MSKQAGTKDAAAPQSATNPTPQKELYPMVNWKYDMFLYTVGNIVDMFFREVVPRGAWRVPQTGPVLFVAAPHANQFVDAIILQRTLRNEAKRRASLLIAQKSVHGFIGWGSRQVGSVPVGRAQDAAKPATGTIYLPDPINDPTLIRGVGTKFGQGEGEVQGMLFLPSIKGQSGASVDISQIIGPEEIRVKRPFKGKLALSQLTGRDDIDSDGNFTNKDVRGPAPGFQGTKFKMAPHIDQTKVYEAVFSRLCNGGCVGIFPEGGSHDRTELLPLKAGVAIMALGTLAQDPDCGLKIVPVGMNYFHAHKFRSRAVVEFGAPFEIPRHLVELYCNNQRREAIGQVLDTVYQALNSVTVSAPDYDTLMVIQAARRLYNPTGKKLPLPVVIELNRRLCMGYERYKNDERITSLTAAVKEYNSQLRYLNLKDHQVQYAKMNMLKVIFLFIYRSIKLLLLFICTLPGLILFAPVFVATRIISRQKAKTALAGSTVKIRGRDVMATWKILVAIGLAPTLYHIYSAIVTFKVWQDRLWGYVPESVPLWVIYFAMWPFMVGITFASLRFGEVGVDIFKSLRPLLLCLTPTSNYNIHRFRIRRAELSAQVTDVINTLGPEMFDDFEKARLVPDLYKAEGGAATSPKAHRRRDSDQSSTGLEPETPPALSRRSTTQSSRALPRNDSFSNIGHVGIFSTRPPSRARSRSRSSSSGGGFGSGGFPLSGFTTLDSSGGFDEATRKIREAMKHRRHKTDQERTDGDEEDDDSEEEGYDEARKKNA
- a CDS encoding hypothetical protein (BUSCO:23727at5125) — translated: MPSYFYHIKFELYPIPNPLTASSETTDLIWLPLPESSVFDDFPSHPRPDRQTAYRIPNTPDSPSYRPANHASPYVTVEQNSSTSSLGIIDCGTAAGPPVKEDERRIEIVSERQWLERANSFPPPNSSAAIHPQNAVRDWRFGRVSLETVDLRTGHTMASEGSRNAPSAAPSLGPMFGGAGTATKADLLPLETKNTELGWGVVHFYRESDETPSLIEADGQENGTGDLKNNDCTTLCIPAVPAYMSPGDLMGFVGEKWRGDISHCRMVMTSRMNRYLVLLKFRDNTRAKQWRREFDGKVFNTMEPQICHVVFVKSITFETPTRRKSNAALSPLSSSAGMSSSLRPFPPPTPNLVELPTCPVCLERMDETNGLMTIPCSHVFHCTCLQNWKGAGCPVCRFTNTSPDANPDPSNPHTQPFGSGASNICTICSCTDDLWICLICGYVGCGRYKGGHAKDHWKETAHCFALELETQHVWDYAGDMWVHRLIRAKGDGKVVELPSRSRSIGHPEEEDVVPRAKLESIGLEYTHLVTSQLESQRVYYEELIRKTVDKASKASTTAETAAAQASQAMEKLALLDEKYTTLSQETIPELEKQLERERNKASKSEVLARNLGKSLQEEKRLNEGLMKRIEHLNKDHEAIAMELEKVKAENADLQEMNRDLSMFISGQEKLKEMENEGKIEEGELEGGSVSVPEKKSRRRGKR